From a single Paenibacillus sp. FSL R5-0345 genomic region:
- a CDS encoding response regulator transcription factor: MWRTLIVDDEQPAVKSIRKLFLKAGIPFEIIGEAENGEVGLQMIRELRPDVVVTDINMPVMDGVKLLQVAREEGFDCRFVMLTALSEFEYARQALVFGASDYILKLSLDLQGLKQTMGKVHAELEQMVKMKKADKWFPEKQQTGPTDHVEMNKIIAYIEEHYSEDISLKSMSELIRMDASYISDLFKKKTGKTLTNYIQERRIQAGKMLLAETKLTISEIGQQVGFENDNYFIKIFKKWCGVTPNEFRKEPKNVL; the protein is encoded by the coding sequence ATGTGGAGAACGTTAATTGTGGATGATGAACAACCCGCGGTTAAAAGTATACGGAAGTTATTTTTAAAGGCTGGAATCCCGTTTGAAATTATAGGTGAGGCGGAGAATGGAGAAGTAGGCTTGCAAATGATTCGTGAGCTTCGACCTGATGTGGTAGTGACGGATATCAATATGCCAGTGATGGATGGGGTGAAGCTCCTTCAAGTTGCGCGAGAGGAAGGCTTCGACTGTCGATTTGTAATGTTGACCGCATTGAGTGAATTTGAATACGCTCGGCAAGCGCTCGTATTTGGAGCTTCGGACTACATTCTGAAGCTATCTTTAGATCTACAAGGTTTGAAGCAGACCATGGGTAAGGTTCATGCCGAGCTGGAGCAAATGGTGAAGATGAAAAAGGCCGATAAATGGTTTCCTGAGAAGCAACAAACGGGACCGACAGATCATGTGGAGATGAACAAAATAATTGCTTATATTGAAGAGCATTATTCTGAGGACATCTCGCTCAAATCCATGTCAGAGTTGATCCGAATGGATGCCAGCTATATAAGTGACTTATTCAAGAAAAAGACAGGGAAAACGTTGACGAATTATATTCAAGAGCGGCGTATTCAGGCTGGAAAAATGCTGCTTGCAGAGACGAAGCTAACAATTAGTGAGATTGGGCAGCAGGTGGGCTTTGAGAACGATAATTATTTTATTAAAATTTTCAAAAAGTGGTGTGGCGTCACGCCGAATGAATTTCGCAAAGAACCAAAAAACGTTCTATAG
- a CDS encoding extracellular solute-binding protein, with translation MGAVPAEAGPQAVIDNWNKDHPDIQVEYIRNVNDDAGNLKLDTALMTNQNIDLFMNYDLAHLQKRMDAGVALDLSTKTDYDIDSQIGEDAAMWKINDKYYGIPTKKNMAFVWLNKDMLDAAGLPIPAVDWTWSDLQEYAKKLTKPGVYGLLQADSSFSTTMDGTLAGMGVKQADGTSNFGNDLWKEHLEILHNMMFVDKSTPEYGEQLTSKMPVDTMFLQGKAAMLAAGEFIFRNANNLKDYPHDFKTAFAAIPKVNKDQKDYKYSGGVGDMLSLNAKSKNLDAAWEFAKWYADGGMLPMASGGRIPASKSVDSKEAMSLLMKGVEDKYDTDSMNKIVFGKFPSFQLNVTQQAIDARKEEYEKYFLNKQDIETTMKNMQTRSQELLK, from the coding sequence GTGGGGGCAGTTCCGGCAGAAGCCGGGCCTCAAGCTGTAATTGATAACTGGAATAAAGATCATCCAGACATTCAAGTCGAGTATATCCGTAATGTAAATGATGATGCTGGAAACTTAAAGCTAGATACTGCCTTGATGACCAATCAAAACATAGACCTTTTCATGAACTACGATCTTGCTCATTTACAGAAACGTATGGATGCAGGCGTTGCCTTGGATCTAAGCACGAAGACAGATTATGATATCGACAGCCAGATCGGCGAGGACGCAGCAATGTGGAAAATCAATGATAAGTACTATGGGATTCCTACAAAGAAAAACATGGCGTTTGTGTGGTTGAACAAAGATATGCTGGATGCAGCAGGATTACCGATTCCTGCGGTGGACTGGACCTGGTCAGATCTTCAGGAGTATGCGAAGAAGCTAACGAAGCCTGGTGTGTACGGATTATTGCAGGCAGATTCCTCCTTCTCAACAACGATGGACGGTACGCTTGCTGGAATGGGTGTGAAACAGGCGGATGGTACTTCAAACTTTGGGAATGATCTATGGAAAGAACACCTGGAAATATTGCATAACATGATGTTCGTGGACAAATCCACACCGGAATATGGCGAGCAATTGACAAGTAAAATGCCGGTTGACACCATGTTCTTGCAAGGCAAAGCGGCAATGCTGGCAGCAGGTGAGTTTATTTTCCGAAATGCGAACAACTTGAAAGACTATCCGCATGATTTCAAAACCGCGTTCGCCGCTATTCCAAAAGTGAATAAAGATCAAAAGGATTATAAATATTCGGGCGGTGTGGGTGACATGCTTTCTCTTAATGCGAAATCCAAGAACCTGGACGCAGCTTGGGAGTTCGCAAAATGGTATGCGGATGGCGGTATGCTGCCAATGGCAAGCGGTGGTCGTATTCCAGCCTCTAAGAGTGTAGATAGTAAGGAAGCAATGAGCCTTCTCATGAAGGGTGTGGAAGACAAATATGATACAGATTCAATGAATAAAATTGTATTCGGCAAATTCCCGTCCTTCCAGCTAAATGTAACTCAACAAGCCATTGATGCACGTAAAGAAGAGTATGAAAAATACTTCTTAAATAAGCAAGATATTGAAACCACGATGAAGAATATGCAAACCCGTTCGCAAGAGTTATTGAAATAA